In Candidatus Methylomirabilota bacterium, one DNA window encodes the following:
- a CDS encoding 2-dehydro-3-deoxyglucarate aldolase: LARIPEVSELGIKRILDAGAWGFVAPNVKTREEAQIVADYGQYPPKGLRSLGSGRFALSL, from the coding sequence CTCGCGCGCATCCCCGAGGTGAGCGAGCTCGGCATCAAGCGCATCCTGGACGCGGGCGCCTGGGGCTTCGTCGCCCCCAACGTCAAGACCCGCGAGGAGGCGCAGATCGTCGCGGATTACGGCCAGTACCCGCCCAAGGGCCTCCGGAGCCTCGGCTCCGGCCGCTTCGCCCTATCCTTATAA